A genomic segment from Helicoverpa armigera isolate CAAS_96S chromosome 10, ASM3070526v1, whole genome shotgun sequence encodes:
- the LOC110378357 gene encoding lipopolysaccharide-induced tumor necrosis factor-alpha factor homolog: MSDGKTLPPPYTDENQAENAPQTSGVVYQANVIPVVIGPQMGPKESPMSCPSCNQQIVTRIEYKSTTKTHLFAALLCCIGCWPCVCIPYCVHSCQNADHYCPNCSAYIGSYKS, from the exons atGAGCGACG GCAAAACCCTTCCCCCACCGTACACAGATGAGAACCAGGCAGAAAACGCGCCGCAGACTTCGGGAGTAGTCTACCAGGCCAATGTCATCCCTGTAGTCATCGGGCCCCAGATGGGTCCTAAGGAATCACCCATGTCCTGCCCGTCCTGCAACCAACAGATTGTCACAAGAATTGAATACAAATCTACTACAAAAACCCATTTGTTTGCTGCACTGCTTTGTTGCATTGg ATGCTGGCCATGTGTGTGCATTCCCTACTGCGTCCACAGCTGCCAAAACGCCGACCACTACTGCCCGAACTGCAGCGCATACATTGGCAGTTACAAGAGCTAG